A window of the Garra rufa chromosome 10, GarRuf1.0, whole genome shotgun sequence genome harbors these coding sequences:
- the LOC141344887 gene encoding glycosylphosphatidylinositol anchor attachment 1 protein-like isoform X2, translated as MGLLSDPNRRKALTNLLTRLNTPICMVCYLAAIVWFMGLAFEPFTLRTYMSENAMGSTMVEERFSAGERALSTAKEFDAHKRKAGGMPVEWLVKSMQARGLEVFTQRFSRKLPFPDENKERYMVHGTNVYGILRAPRAPRTEALVITAPCSPGNSNNQAVGLLLALAQYFRNQIYWAKDIIFLVNEHDLIGMQAWLEGYHHTNITGMDYSPLQGRAGSIQAALSLELSSDVITSLDLILEGLNGQLPNLDLANLFYAFCQKLGVLCTIQGKLQRNDWDTAEGYTHAAQTMMLMVLKQACGRSWGDHGLFLRYHIEAASVRGINSFRHYKMDATTIGRLLEGMVRKLNNLLERLHQSYFFYLLSSLSRFVSIGYYMPAFGLLAVILLLRALDLWVHLGTPALTAVDGVGEVEQQSSPGVLTVLTPVVISHLTGVALYLLPVHLQEMAVEHFPVSETEAVVLTAIAIYTAGLALPHNTQRLLSGEGTEQGWKVLKLTALLYLAVLLGCTALINFSLGFILAVTLVPITASITPHMPKAVSGLAMVLFSPAFTILYCVFIYQELIEAPVSISEGWMLFLSVISQGILDHTLYGSLVYPLLALFIYPCWLMFWNILFWN; from the exons ATGGGTCTGTTGTCTGACCCGAATCGCAGAAAAGCCCTGACCAACCTCTTGACCCGCCTCAACACACCCATATG TATGGTGTGCTACCTGGCGGCTATAGTGTGGTTCATGGGTCTGGCGTTTGAGCCCTTCACCCTGCGCACATACATGTCCGAGAACGCCATGGGTTCCACCATGGTGGAGGAGCGCTTCTCCGCTGGGGAACGAGCGCTGTCCACCGCCAAGGAGTTTGATGCTCACAAAAGAAAGGCAGG TGGGATGCCGGTGGAGTGGTTAGTAAAGAGCATGCAGGCCAGAGGACTGGAAGTGTTCACTCAGCGTTTCTCCCGTAAGCTGCCTTTCCCTGATGAGAACAAAGAAAGATAT ATGGTTCATGGCACAAATGTGTACGGGATCTTGCGAGCTCCTCGCGCTCCTCGGACAGAGGCTCTCGTCATCACTGCTCCCTGCAGTCCTGGAAACAGCAACAACCAGGCGGTCGGTCTTCTCCTGGCTCTCGCACAGTATTTCAGAA ATCAGATTTACTGGGCCAAGGACATCATATTCTTAGTGAATGAGCATGATCTGATCGGCATGCAGGCCTGGCTGGAAGGCTACCACCACACTAATATCACAG GTATGGATTACTCACCGCTGCAGGGTCGCGCAGGGTCAATTCAAGCTGCCCTGTCATTGGAGCTCAGCAGTGATGTTATTACCAGCCTAGACCTGATTTTAGAAGGACTTAATGGGCAGCTGCCCAACCTGGACCTGGCCAATCTCTTCTATGCCTTCTGTCAGAAGTTAGGAGTCCTGTGCACCATTCAGGGAAAG CTTCAGAGGAATGACTGGGACACCGCTGAGGGCTACACACACGCGGCTCAGACCATGATGCTGATGGTGTTGAAACAAGCTTGCGGACGGTCCTGGGGTGATCACGGCCTCTTCCTCCGCTATCACATTGAAGCCGCTTCTGTTCGAGGCATCAACAGTTTCAGACACTACAAGATGGACGCCACCACCATTGGCAG ATTGCTGGAGGGAATGGTCCGTAAACTCAACAATCTCCTGGAGCGTCTTCATCAGTCATATTTCTTCTACCTCTTGTCTTCTCTCTCTCGGTTTGTCTCCATCGGCTACTATATGCCGGCGTTTGGCCTGCTGGCTGTCATCTTACTACTTAGA GCGCTGGATCTCTGGGTTCATCTGGGAACACCTGCTCTGACAGCAGTGGATGGAGTTGGCGAAGTAGAGCAA CAGTCCAGTCCAGGTGTGCTGACCGTGTTGACCCCAGTGGTGATTAGTCACCTGACAGGTGTGGCTCTGTACCTGCTACCTGTTCATCTGCAGGAAATGGCTGTGGAGCACTTCCCTGTGTCTGAAACCGAAGCTGTGGTGCTCACTGCTATTGCCATCTATACTGCAGGCCTAGCCCTGCCGCACAACACACAACG GTTGTTGTCTGGAGAGGGCACAGAGCAGGGCTGGAAAGTGCTGAAACTGACGGCTTTGCTCTATCTAGCAGTGTTGTTGGGCTGCACAGCCCTCATTAACTTCTCTCTGGGATTCATCTTGGCGGTTACACTGGTGCCGATCACTGCCAGCATCACGCCACACATGCCCAA AGCTGTGAGTGGTCTGGCCATGGTGCTGTTCAGTCCTGCCTTCACCATCCTCTACTGCGTCTTCATCTACCAGGAGCTCATCGAAGCTCCCGTCAGCATCAGCGAGGGCTGGATGCTCTTCCTGTCGGTCATCTCGCAGGGCATACTAGATCACACTCTCTACGGATCCCTCGTGTATCCGCTCTTAGCCCTGTTCATTTATCCCTGCTGGCTAATGTTCTGGAACATTCTTTTCTGGAATTAA
- the LOC141344887 gene encoding glycosylphosphatidylinositol anchor attachment 1 protein-like isoform X1, with the protein MGLLSDPNRRKALTNLLTRLNTPICMVCYLAAIVWFMGLAFEPFTLRTYMSENAMGSTMVEERFSAGERALSTAKEFDAHKRKAGGMPVEWLVKSMQARGLEVFTQRFSRKLPFPDENKERYMVHGTNVYGILRAPRAPRTEALVITAPCSPGNSNNQAVGLLLALAQYFRNQIYWAKDIIFLVNEHDLIGMQAWLEGYHHTNITGMDYSPLQGRAGSIQAALSLELSSDVITSLDLILEGLNGQLPNLDLANLFYAFCQKLGVLCTIQGKLQRNDWDTAEGYTHAAQTMMLMVLKQACGRSWGDHGLFLRYHIEAASVRGINSFRHYKMDATTIGRLLEGMVRKLNNLLERLHQSYFFYLLSSLSRFVSIGYYMPAFGLLAVILLLRALDLWVHLGTPALTAVDGVGEVEQVSLSSPGVLTVLTPVVISHLTGVALYLLPVHLQEMAVEHFPVSETEAVVLTAIAIYTAGLALPHNTQRLLSGEGTEQGWKVLKLTALLYLAVLLGCTALINFSLGFILAVTLVPITASITPHMPKAVSGLAMVLFSPAFTILYCVFIYQELIEAPVSISEGWMLFLSVISQGILDHTLYGSLVYPLLALFIYPCWLMFWNILFWN; encoded by the exons ATGGGTCTGTTGTCTGACCCGAATCGCAGAAAAGCCCTGACCAACCTCTTGACCCGCCTCAACACACCCATATG TATGGTGTGCTACCTGGCGGCTATAGTGTGGTTCATGGGTCTGGCGTTTGAGCCCTTCACCCTGCGCACATACATGTCCGAGAACGCCATGGGTTCCACCATGGTGGAGGAGCGCTTCTCCGCTGGGGAACGAGCGCTGTCCACCGCCAAGGAGTTTGATGCTCACAAAAGAAAGGCAGG TGGGATGCCGGTGGAGTGGTTAGTAAAGAGCATGCAGGCCAGAGGACTGGAAGTGTTCACTCAGCGTTTCTCCCGTAAGCTGCCTTTCCCTGATGAGAACAAAGAAAGATAT ATGGTTCATGGCACAAATGTGTACGGGATCTTGCGAGCTCCTCGCGCTCCTCGGACAGAGGCTCTCGTCATCACTGCTCCCTGCAGTCCTGGAAACAGCAACAACCAGGCGGTCGGTCTTCTCCTGGCTCTCGCACAGTATTTCAGAA ATCAGATTTACTGGGCCAAGGACATCATATTCTTAGTGAATGAGCATGATCTGATCGGCATGCAGGCCTGGCTGGAAGGCTACCACCACACTAATATCACAG GTATGGATTACTCACCGCTGCAGGGTCGCGCAGGGTCAATTCAAGCTGCCCTGTCATTGGAGCTCAGCAGTGATGTTATTACCAGCCTAGACCTGATTTTAGAAGGACTTAATGGGCAGCTGCCCAACCTGGACCTGGCCAATCTCTTCTATGCCTTCTGTCAGAAGTTAGGAGTCCTGTGCACCATTCAGGGAAAG CTTCAGAGGAATGACTGGGACACCGCTGAGGGCTACACACACGCGGCTCAGACCATGATGCTGATGGTGTTGAAACAAGCTTGCGGACGGTCCTGGGGTGATCACGGCCTCTTCCTCCGCTATCACATTGAAGCCGCTTCTGTTCGAGGCATCAACAGTTTCAGACACTACAAGATGGACGCCACCACCATTGGCAG ATTGCTGGAGGGAATGGTCCGTAAACTCAACAATCTCCTGGAGCGTCTTCATCAGTCATATTTCTTCTACCTCTTGTCTTCTCTCTCTCGGTTTGTCTCCATCGGCTACTATATGCCGGCGTTTGGCCTGCTGGCTGTCATCTTACTACTTAGA GCGCTGGATCTCTGGGTTCATCTGGGAACACCTGCTCTGACAGCAGTGGATGGAGTTGGCGAAGTAGAGCAAGTAAGTCTT TCCAGTCCAGGTGTGCTGACCGTGTTGACCCCAGTGGTGATTAGTCACCTGACAGGTGTGGCTCTGTACCTGCTACCTGTTCATCTGCAGGAAATGGCTGTGGAGCACTTCCCTGTGTCTGAAACCGAAGCTGTGGTGCTCACTGCTATTGCCATCTATACTGCAGGCCTAGCCCTGCCGCACAACACACAACG GTTGTTGTCTGGAGAGGGCACAGAGCAGGGCTGGAAAGTGCTGAAACTGACGGCTTTGCTCTATCTAGCAGTGTTGTTGGGCTGCACAGCCCTCATTAACTTCTCTCTGGGATTCATCTTGGCGGTTACACTGGTGCCGATCACTGCCAGCATCACGCCACACATGCCCAA AGCTGTGAGTGGTCTGGCCATGGTGCTGTTCAGTCCTGCCTTCACCATCCTCTACTGCGTCTTCATCTACCAGGAGCTCATCGAAGCTCCCGTCAGCATCAGCGAGGGCTGGATGCTCTTCCTGTCGGTCATCTCGCAGGGCATACTAGATCACACTCTCTACGGATCCCTCGTGTATCCGCTCTTAGCCCTGTTCATTTATCCCTGCTGGCTAATGTTCTGGAACATTCTTTTCTGGAATTAA